The following are encoded together in the Mycolicibacterium arabiense genome:
- a CDS encoding VWA domain-containing protein, translating into MTLPLLGPMSLSGFEHPWYLLFLIVVAAVAGLYVVAQLARQKRMLRFANMELLESIAPKRSTRWKHLPAILLVLSMVLFTVAMAAPTNDVRIPRNRAVVMLVIDVSQSMRATDVAPNRLVAAQEAAKQFADQLTPGINLGLIAYAGTATVLVAPTTNREASKAAIDKLQLADRTATGEGIFTALQAIATVGAVIGGGEDAPPARVVLMSDGKETVPSNPDNPKGAYTAARTAKDQGVPVSTVSFGTPYGFVEINGQRQPVPVDDEMLKKIADLSGGSAYTASSLQQLKDVFTTLQEQIGYETIKGDASVGWLRLGAFLLAFAALGALLLNRRLPG; encoded by the coding sequence ATGACGTTACCCCTGCTCGGGCCGATGAGCCTGTCCGGCTTCGAACACCCCTGGTATTTGCTGTTCCTGATCGTCGTCGCCGCCGTCGCCGGGCTGTACGTCGTGGCGCAGCTGGCCCGGCAGAAGCGGATGCTGCGCTTCGCGAACATGGAGTTGCTCGAGAGCATCGCCCCGAAGCGGAGCACGCGCTGGAAGCACCTGCCCGCGATCCTGCTCGTCCTGTCCATGGTGCTCTTCACCGTCGCGATGGCCGCGCCGACGAACGACGTTCGCATACCGCGCAATCGCGCGGTGGTGATGCTGGTGATCGACGTGTCGCAGTCGATGCGCGCCACCGACGTCGCCCCGAACCGCCTGGTGGCCGCACAGGAGGCGGCGAAGCAGTTCGCCGATCAGCTGACGCCCGGAATCAACCTCGGTCTCATCGCCTACGCGGGCACGGCGACCGTGCTGGTGGCTCCGACGACGAACCGCGAGGCGTCGAAGGCCGCCATCGACAAGCTGCAGCTGGCCGACCGCACCGCAACCGGCGAGGGCATCTTCACCGCCCTGCAGGCGATCGCCACCGTCGGCGCGGTGATCGGCGGGGGAGAGGACGCCCCACCTGCGCGCGTCGTGCTGATGTCGGACGGCAAGGAGACGGTGCCGTCGAATCCGGACAACCCGAAGGGCGCCTACACCGCGGCCCGCACGGCCAAGGACCAGGGCGTGCCCGTCTCGACCGTGTCGTTCGGCACTCCGTATGGCTTCGTCGAGATCAACGGGCAGCGTCAGCCGGTGCCCGTCGACGACGAGATGCTGAAGAAGATCGCCGACCTCTCCGGGGGCAGCGCGTACACCGCGTCCAGCCTGCAGCAGCTCAAGGACGTGTTCACGACCCTGCAGGAGCAGATCGGATACGAGACGATCAAGGGTGACGCGAGCGTCGGTTGGCTCCGGCTGGGCGCGTTCCTCCTGGCATTCGCCGCC
- the ripA gene encoding NlpC/P60 family peptidoglycan endopeptidase RipA encodes MRRITSASAYRLSGRVGACSLVLGVLVATVFSHGPGIAVAEPGGPEGISALVAEVADANQKLQDLGSQIQAEQESVNQALVGVQSAREAADKARGEVEASKSALTQADAAIASAQKRFDQFAASAYVNGPSASYLTADDPREIIDTAATGQTLAVSSRQAIDDLMRARTEQVNRDSAARMAQQKADQALADAQSSEDAAVKSLTDAQQTFKDQQRELDRLSAERAAAQAKLAEVRKVSSTAPAGTASSAAAPAGNAVTPSGPSADWDRTPGAPAPAGGNWATPWDPTLPAIPSAFVSGDPVAIINAILGIATTSVQATQQMGRSFLQKLGILPTPTGITNGAIPRVYGQQATEYVIKRGMAVMGTPYSWGGGNAAGASRGIDSGSGTVGFDCSGLMLYMFAGVGIKLDHYSGSQYNAGRKVPTSEMRRGDMLFWGPNASQHVAMYLGGGQMLEAPYTGSVVKVSPVRTSGMTPYATRLIEW; translated from the coding sequence ATGAGACGCATCACGAGCGCCTCTGCCTACCGCCTGTCAGGCCGGGTCGGCGCATGCTCACTAGTGCTCGGAGTCCTCGTCGCCACGGTGTTCAGCCACGGCCCGGGGATCGCCGTGGCTGAACCGGGCGGCCCAGAAGGCATTTCCGCGCTGGTGGCCGAAGTCGCCGATGCCAATCAGAAGTTGCAGGACCTAGGCAGTCAGATCCAGGCCGAGCAGGAGAGCGTCAACCAGGCACTCGTCGGCGTGCAGAGCGCCAGGGAAGCCGCCGACAAGGCGCGCGGCGAAGTGGAGGCGAGCAAGTCGGCCCTCACCCAGGCCGACGCCGCAATCGCCTCCGCGCAAAAGCGGTTCGACCAGTTCGCGGCGTCGGCCTACGTGAACGGCCCGTCCGCGTCCTACCTCACCGCCGACGATCCGCGCGAGATCATCGACACCGCCGCCACCGGGCAGACGCTCGCCGTCAGTTCCCGTCAGGCGATCGACGACTTGATGCGCGCCCGCACCGAGCAGGTCAATCGCGACTCGGCGGCCCGCATGGCCCAGCAGAAGGCCGACCAGGCCCTCGCCGACGCCCAGTCGAGCGAGGACGCCGCGGTCAAGTCGCTCACCGACGCGCAGCAGACGTTCAAGGATCAGCAGCGCGAACTCGACCGCCTCAGCGCCGAACGCGCTGCGGCCCAGGCCAAGCTGGCGGAGGTCCGCAAGGTGTCCTCGACGGCTCCGGCGGGTACTGCGTCCTCGGCCGCTGCGCCCGCCGGAAACGCGGTGACGCCGTCGGGCCCCTCGGCCGACTGGGACCGCACCCCCGGCGCGCCCGCACCGGCCGGCGGAAACTGGGCGACGCCGTGGGATCCGACGCTGCCTGCAATTCCGAGCGCGTTCGTCAGCGGTGACCCCGTCGCGATCATCAACGCCATCCTGGGGATCGCGACCACGTCGGTGCAGGCGACCCAGCAGATGGGCCGCAGCTTCCTGCAGAAGCTCGGAATCCTGCCCACGCCAACGGGAATCACCAACGGTGCCATCCCGCGGGTCTACGGACAGCAGGCCACCGAGTACGTCATCAAGCGCGGCATGGCCGTGATGGGCACGCCCTACTCGTGGGGTGGCGGCAACGCTGCCGGCGCCAGTCGCGGAATCGACTCCGGTTCGGGCACAGTCGGCTTCGACTGCTCGGGCCTGATGCTCTACATGTTCGCCGGCGTCGGCATCAAGCTCGACCACTACTCCGGCTCCCAGTACAACGCGGGCCGCAAGGTGCCGACGTCGGAGATGCGGCGCGGCGACATGCTGTTCTGGGGCCCCAATGCCAGCCAGCACGTCGCGATGTACCTCGGCGGCGGTCAGATGCTCGAGGCGCCGTACACCGGTTCGGTGGTGAAGGTCTCACCCGTCCGGACCAGCGGCATGACGCCGTACGCAACCCGACTCATTGAATGGTGA
- the ripB gene encoding NlpC/P60 family peptidoglycan endopeptidase RipB translates to MIGLVVPATAAPDEGAWDPTLPKVASSGAPGDPVAIANASFQVSQIALQTTQNLGQQFLSSIGLGGKPAAAALPGGRVRGPQAIEYVIRRGGSQMGVPYSWGGGALNGPSAGVDYDAGKVGYDCSGFTRFAFAGVGVQIPKYSGDQYNTGRKVPQSQAKRGDLLFWGPGGSQHVAIYLGGGKMLEASGSAEKVTVSPLRTAGLQPYLARIIES, encoded by the coding sequence ATGATCGGGCTCGTGGTGCCCGCGACGGCGGCGCCCGACGAGGGTGCGTGGGATCCGACGCTGCCGAAGGTGGCCAGCTCGGGGGCGCCCGGTGACCCGGTGGCGATCGCCAACGCGTCGTTCCAGGTGAGCCAGATCGCGTTGCAGACCACGCAGAACCTCGGACAGCAATTCCTCTCCAGCATCGGTCTCGGCGGCAAGCCCGCCGCGGCGGCGCTGCCCGGCGGACGCGTGCGCGGGCCGCAGGCGATCGAGTACGTCATCAGGCGCGGCGGTTCGCAGATGGGCGTGCCGTACTCGTGGGGTGGCGGCGCGCTCAACGGGCCGAGCGCCGGCGTCGACTACGACGCGGGCAAGGTCGGCTACGACTGCTCGGGCTTCACCCGCTTCGCCTTCGCCGGCGTCGGCGTGCAGATTCCCAAGTACTCGGGCGACCAGTACAACACCGGACGCAAGGTGCCGCAGTCCCAAGCCAAGCGCGGCGATCTGCTGTTCTGGGGCCCCGGCGGCAGCCAGCACGTCGCCATCTACCTCGGCGGCGGCAAGATGCTCGAGGCGTCGGGAAGCGCCGAGAAGGTGACGGTCAGCCCCCTGCGCACAGCGGGTCTGCAGCCGTACCTGGCGCGCATCATCGAGTCCTGA
- a CDS encoding DUF58 domain-containing protein: protein MTRSEGRAVDLPSLQRGQIRDPELSAALRKLELTVRRKLDGVLHGDYQGLIPGPGSEPGESRVYQPGDDVRRMDWSVTARTTTPHVRQMIADRELETWLVVDVSASLDFGTAGCEKRDLAVAAAAAVAFLNSGGGNRLGAVITNGDATKRVPALSGRLHEQEILRTIATMPKAPVGVRGDLAAAIDALRRPERRRGMAVVISDFLGPITWMKPLRAIAGRHEVLGIEVLDPRDVELPDVGEVILQDTESGVTREFTIDAQLREDFAKAAGAHRAEVARTLRRCGAPLLTLRTDRDWIADVVRFVANRRLALR, encoded by the coding sequence GTGACCCGGTCCGAGGGCCGGGCAGTCGATCTGCCGTCACTGCAACGGGGTCAGATCCGTGACCCCGAACTCTCGGCAGCGCTGCGCAAGCTCGAACTGACGGTGCGCCGCAAGCTCGACGGCGTGCTGCACGGCGACTATCAGGGACTGATCCCGGGACCGGGCTCGGAACCGGGGGAGTCCCGGGTCTACCAGCCCGGCGACGACGTCCGCCGCATGGACTGGTCGGTCACGGCGCGCACCACCACCCCGCACGTGCGGCAGATGATCGCCGACCGCGAACTCGAGACGTGGTTGGTCGTGGACGTCTCGGCGAGCCTCGACTTCGGCACGGCGGGCTGCGAGAAGCGCGACCTGGCAGTGGCCGCGGCGGCGGCGGTGGCATTCCTCAACAGTGGCGGCGGGAACCGGTTGGGCGCCGTGATCACCAACGGTGACGCCACCAAGCGGGTGCCCGCGCTGTCCGGCCGGTTGCACGAGCAGGAGATCCTCCGGACCATCGCGACGATGCCCAAGGCGCCGGTGGGCGTGCGCGGTGACCTCGCGGCGGCCATCGATGCACTGCGCAGGCCGGAGCGGCGCCGCGGCATGGCCGTGGTCATCAGCGACTTCCTCGGGCCGATCACGTGGATGAAGCCGTTGCGCGCCATCGCCGGCCGGCACGAGGTGCTGGGCATCGAGGTGCTCGACCCCCGTGACGTGGAACTGCCCGACGTCGGCGAGGTGATCCTGCAGGACACCGAATCCGGTGTGACGCGCGAGTTCACGATCGATGCTCAGCTGCGCGAGGACTTCGCGAAGGCGGCAGGCGCACACCGCGCCGAGGTGGCCAGGACGCTGCGCCGGTGCGGTGCGCCGCTGCTGACCCTGCGCACCGACCGCGACTGGATCGCCGACGTGGTGAGGTTCGTGGCGAACCGCCGTCTGGCTCTCCGGTAG
- a CDS encoding Rv1476 family membrane protein — protein sequence MTGPHVIPFPAYIPPDVDIVAVNAAVSRDGVSAPAADVPGLKAVVADAKANGIDLKIVVVPTNPPIDTPLRDIATEVGQAHPGSTVLTISPSFAGTYSEEFDRATLEAGQDVAKTGNPVQSATNFVGELEATHFPWTAFTVVLVIGVLAAAVATRLLQVRARRAPAGSDVAENAAPPAN from the coding sequence GTGACCGGACCTCACGTCATTCCGTTCCCGGCCTACATCCCGCCGGACGTGGACATCGTCGCCGTCAACGCTGCGGTGAGCAGGGACGGCGTCAGTGCGCCTGCGGCCGACGTGCCGGGGCTGAAGGCGGTCGTGGCCGATGCCAAGGCCAACGGCATCGACCTGAAGATCGTGGTGGTCCCAACCAACCCGCCGATCGACACCCCGTTGCGCGACATCGCCACCGAGGTGGGGCAGGCGCACCCGGGTTCCACGGTGCTGACGATCAGCCCATCCTTCGCGGGCACCTACAGCGAGGAATTCGACCGCGCCACCCTCGAGGCCGGCCAAGACGTCGCGAAGACAGGGAATCCGGTGCAATCGGCGACGAATTTCGTCGGCGAACTGGAGGCAACGCACTTCCCGTGGACCGCATTCACGGTCGTGCTGGTGATCGGCGTCCTGGCGGCGGCCGTGGCGACCCGGCTGCTGCAGGTTCGGGCGAGGCGTGCGCCCGCCGGTTCCGACGTCGCGGAAAACGCTGCGCCGCCTGCGAACTGA
- the moxR1 gene encoding chaperone MoxR1: MTSPSGPQQGAGGFPGPGPAQGYAGGPQQTPPPASAGLQSEVHTLERAIFEVKRIIVGQDQLLERMLVGLLAKGHVLLEGVPGVAKTLAVETFAKVVGGTFARIQFTPDLVPTDIVGTRIYRVGKEEFDTEVGPVMVNFLLADEINRAPAKVQSALLEVMAERKVSIGGKTFPLPNPFLVMATQNPIEQEGVYALPEAQRDRFLFKLNIDYPSPEEEREIIYRMGVTPPTPKQILNPDDLLRLQGVASGVFVHHALVDYVVRIVTATREPERFGMPDAKAWIAYGASPRASLGIIAASRALALIRGRDYVIPTDVVEIIPDVLRHRLVLTYDALADEVSAETVVNRILQTVALPQVNAIPQQGHSVAPAVPTAAAAASGR; the protein is encoded by the coding sequence ATGACGTCACCGAGTGGGCCGCAGCAGGGCGCCGGAGGATTTCCCGGTCCCGGCCCGGCGCAGGGCTACGCCGGCGGTCCGCAGCAGACGCCGCCGCCTGCCAGCGCAGGTCTCCAGTCGGAGGTGCACACGCTGGAACGCGCGATCTTCGAGGTGAAGCGCATCATCGTCGGCCAGGATCAACTCCTCGAGCGCATGCTCGTCGGGCTGCTCGCCAAGGGGCACGTCCTGCTCGAGGGCGTCCCCGGTGTCGCCAAGACCCTCGCCGTCGAGACCTTCGCCAAGGTGGTCGGCGGAACGTTCGCCCGCATCCAGTTCACGCCCGACCTCGTCCCGACCGACATCGTCGGCACCCGCATCTACCGCGTGGGCAAGGAGGAGTTCGACACCGAGGTCGGTCCGGTCATGGTGAACTTCCTGCTCGCCGACGAGATCAACCGCGCACCCGCCAAGGTGCAGTCGGCACTGCTCGAGGTCATGGCCGAGCGCAAGGTGTCGATCGGCGGCAAGACCTTCCCGCTGCCCAACCCCTTCCTGGTCATGGCGACGCAGAACCCGATCGAGCAGGAGGGCGTCTACGCGCTCCCCGAAGCCCAGCGCGACCGCTTCCTGTTCAAGCTCAACATCGACTACCCGTCGCCCGAGGAGGAGCGCGAGATCATCTACCGGATGGGCGTCACCCCGCCCACGCCGAAGCAGATCCTCAACCCCGACGACCTGCTGCGCCTGCAAGGCGTGGCCTCAGGCGTCTTCGTCCACCACGCCCTCGTCGACTACGTGGTGCGGATCGTGACCGCGACGCGTGAGCCCGAGCGCTTCGGCATGCCCGACGCCAAGGCCTGGATCGCCTACGGTGCGTCGCCGCGTGCGTCGCTCGGCATCATCGCCGCGTCGCGAGCGCTGGCGCTGATCCGTGGACGTGACTACGTCATCCCGACCGACGTCGTGGAGATCATCCCGGACGTGCTGCGGCACCGCCTGGTGCTGACCTACGATGCGCTCGCCGACGAGGTGTCCGCGGAGACCGTGGTCAACCGCATCCTGCAGACGGTCGCGCTGCCCCAGGTCAATGCCATTCCGCAGCAAGGCCATTCGGTGGCGCCCGCTGTGCCCACCGCGGCAGCGGCGGCAAGCGGTCGGTGA